Genomic window (Verrucomicrobiota bacterium):
CCTGACCCCGCCCATCCGAGTTCCACCCGATCCACTTCACCGCGCAGGGAGATCCATCGGTTGCCCTTCGCTTCCCGCCAATCGAGCCGTCGCGAACCTTCCTGGGAGCGCGGCCCGCTTCCTCCGACGGAGACCATCTTGGCTCGCAACGCCCGGCTCCCAGGCCCGATCCAAAACGTCCGGGTGAAACAACCCGCCCGGCGATCGAATCCAAATTCCTCCAAAACCTCCCGTTCCCCGACACGATACGCCACCACCACACGCCGGCCATGCCGGTAAAACCCGCGATAATGCGCCCACGCCTTGGGTAGAGGTCCATTCGATCCAGCACGAGGGTCCACCCACGCTCCCGCGCCATCCGACCAACCCGGCCCCATGTCCGTCGCAAAGTCCAATTCACCCCCGGGGAACACTCCATCGCTGCCCTTGTAGGAGTCCAGATGACTCTGGGAAAGATCCACAAAACCGCCCCGCCACATGCCCGCCACCCGCAACGTCTCCGTGTCGAAACACGCCGCCGCGTTCGTTCCCTCCACCTGCACGACCAATCCTTTCACCGCCAAATGCTCGGAAGCGTTGGTCAACCCCGGCTTGGGCGAAACGGTATACGACAACACCGGACCGTAATCCATGCGCGCTCCCGGACCGGCCAGCGCGTTCCCCATGATCCCGACCCATACCCAGGGCCATACCCCTACCCACAGCAACACCAACCTCACGCCGGAAGGCTTCATCGAGGCCCAACCCTTCTCCCCCGGTCAATCGTCTGCATCCTTCGCTCCCGCAGCGCCACGGTCCGCGCAAATCCCGCGCCGGCTCGATTCGGCAAACGCAAGGAGTTCGAGGCACTCCGCCGCGGCAAACGATGTTTGCGCCGTCTCCAACCGCTCTCGCCACAAGCCTTCTCCGCGAAACAACAGGTGATACATGCGCTTCAACTCCCTCCGCGCATCCGCCGCCACTCCCGCCCGCCGCAGTCCCACCACGTTCAAACCGCACATGCGATTGGCGCCCGTGGCAATCGTGAACGGAGGCAAATCCTTGCTGATCGCCGCGCCTCCCTGCATCAACGCCAGCCGCCCCAACCGCACGAATTGATGCACCAAACAACTCCCCGACAAAAAAACCGCGTCGCCCAAAACCGCGTGCCCCCCCACCAGCGCGCCGTTGGCCAAAATCACCTTGTCCCCCACCACCGCGTTGTGCCCCACATGACTCCCCGCCATGAACAATCCCCCCGCCCCAATGACGGTGTCCTCTTCCAGTCGGTTGGACCGATGGACGGTCACATGCTCGCGAAAAACATTGCCCTTCCCGATCCGCAATCCGGTCGACGCACCGGCGTACTTTAAATCCTGCGGTGCATCTCCGATCACGCAGCCCGCGTGGAAGACATTGCCTTCGTCAATCGAAGTCCTCCCGGTCAGATACACCCCGGGCCC
Coding sequences:
- the lpxA gene encoding acyl-ACP--UDP-N-acetylglucosamine O-acyltransferase, which gives rise to MHPTAVIDVRARLGSGAVVGPHCVIDGEVDLGANCRLGPGVYLTGRTSIDEGNVFHAGCVIGDAPQDLKYAGASTGLRIGKGNVFREHVTVHRSNRLEEDTVIGAGGLFMAGSHVGHNAVVGDKVILANGALVGGHAVLGDAVFLSGSCLVHQFVRLGRLALMQGGAAISKDLPPFTIATGANRMCGLNVVGLRRAGVAADARRELKRMYHLLFRGEGLWRERLETAQTSFAAAECLELLAFAESSRRGICADRGAAGAKDADD